The Glutamicibacter mishrai DNA window TGGCTGTTGATTTCTACGCTGTAGCCTTCAACCAGCATGAATTCTGCGCAGGTGAGGACTTCTTGCTCGGATTCGGTTTCGTAAATAAACGCGCGTTTGATGTCACTCCAGAGCAAGGTGGCCGACTGGTCGATAACCAGGCCGGTCTTTACTACTTCAACGGTGCGCTGGGGATAGGACATGTTCCACTTGCTTTCGAGATCCGCGGCGGTGTGCTTTGCTCAAGTCTAAACCTGTTGCACACCGCCTGCCGGTGATCAAACCGGGTTGGGGTAGGACTTGCTCAGTGTTCCTTGCGCCGAAAGCTCCAGGAAGTAGTCCAGGTTCAGCTGGGCCAGGAAGTTCTGGTCGTGGCTGACTACCAGCAATGCGCCGCGATAAGCCTGCAGGGCTTCGGCCAGCTGGCGCACGCTGTCGATGTCCAGGTTATTTGTCGGCTCATCGAGAATGAGCAGCTGCGCGGTCGGCTCAGACAGCAGCAGCGTTGCCAGATAAACACGGAATCTTTCACCACCGGAAAGCACTGCCAGCGGACGGTCAGCACTTGCCCCGCGCAGCAACAGCCGGGCGAGCATATTGCGAATCTTCCCGCTGTTTGCCGAAGGGGCTACTGCAGCGACATTTTCCATGGCGCTGAGCTGGTCATCCAGGCCAATCAGGCGCTGTGGCAGGAAACCAACCCGGTCTAGACAGATTTCTCCTTTCAACTTTCCGCTGGCGGCATCGCCGGAAACCATCTGCCGCAGCAAGGTGCTCTTGCCTGAACCGTTAGGGCCGATCAGCCCCACGCGCTCTGGCCCCTGGATTATCTGCTGCGTCGTCCCGGAAGATACGATCGCGACGTTCTTGCTGGACGGCAGTTCAGGGTCCGGCAATTCAAGATTGATGTGTTCCACCTGCCGGACTTTGCGGTCTGCATCATCAACCTTGGCTTGCGCGTTTTCAACCTTCCCGTCCAGGTGCGAGCGCATCTTCCCGGCGTTAGCCTCGGACTTCTGCTTCAGGCTATTGGCCAGGATCTTCGGCAGGCCGCCGCCGAGCTGTTCGGCCCGGCCCTTGCGTTTGGCCCGGGCCAGCTTGGTCTCGGCTTCCACGCGCTGGCGCTTCTCCACTTTCAGAGTCGCCTGCGCGGTTTTTGCCGCCTGCTGGGCAGCTTGCTGTTCGGTCTCCAGCTGCTGAACGTACACGCTGTATGGCCCGCCGAAAACGCGAAGCTCGCCAGCGTGCAACTCGACGGTGTGCTCCATCATTTCCAGCAGCTCAAGGTCGTGGCTGACCACGATCAGCGTCCCTTTCCAGGAACGGACCAACTCGTAGAGCAGCTCGCGGGTGGGTGCATCGAGGTTATTGGTGGGCTCATCGAGCAAGGTGATCTCGTTCCCTGCAAGGCGCAGGCCAAGAACTGCCAGAAGCATCGTTTCGCCGCCGGAGAGCGAACCAATCCGGCGTTCCAGGCTCACGTGCCCTAATCCCAGGCGGTTCAACTCGACGTCGACACGGGCTTCCACATCCCAGTCATTTCCTACCGCATCAAAATCAGCGGGGTCGACGCTGCCAGCCTCGATGGCCTTGAGCGCCACCAGCGACTTCTCGACACCGAGCAGCTGCGCCACCGTCGCGTCCTTTTCCAAGGTGATCATCTGTGGCAGGTAGCCGATCTGCGCGTTGGCTTCCACCGATCCGCTGGTTGGTGCCAGCAGGCCGGCGATGAGCTTGAGCAGAGTCGTTTTGCCGCTGCCGTTGCGGCCGGTTAAGCCCACCAAGCCGGCCGGGAATGTGCCGTCCAGATCTGCCAGGGCGCGTTCGCCGGTGGGCCATTCGAAGCTGAGGTTTTTCAGGGTAATTGGTGGAGTCAAAGACATATATTCCTCCCACATGTGGTGAAGAGGCTGCCGACTGGCGGAATCAGATAGCTGGCTCAACCCACAGGGGAGCCAAGAAAAAGGGATACCGTAGCCGGTAGCCAAAATGAACAAGTTGCGCCTCAGGTGATGGGCGCAGGGTCATTGGCTGGCTTAGTAGGTATCCATGGAAAAAGTGTAACAGGAGTTTCCAAACCCGTCGTTAAAGAACTTTCGGCCCGCATCCATCACCGGATATGGGCCGAAAAACAAAACTACGGAAAGGCTACTTCCAAGCGCGGTGCACCGCAACGATGCCACCGGTCAGATTGCGGTATTCCACATTCTTCCAGTCCACGTTGACGAACTTGGCGCCCAGTTCTTCCTGGTTTGGCCAGGCCGCAATGGACTCAGCCAGGTACGCGTACGCGGTCGGGTTGGGCGAAACCAGGTAGCCCAGCGCGGGAATCACGCGTGGCAGGAACTGCTGGTAGGCCACCTTGATCGGGGTCACGGTTGGGGTGGAGAACTCTGCAACCACGATGCGCCCGCCGGGCTTGGTCACGCGGCGCATCTCCGAGAGGGCCTTCTCGGTGTCGTCGATATTGCGCAGGCCATAGGAGATGGTCACCGCGTCAAAGGTGTCGTCCTCGAAAGGAAGGTCGTGGGCATCGCCGTATACGAAGTCCAGATGCGGGTAGCGCTTGCGGCCCTCGGCGAGCATGCCGTTGGACATGTCGCAAGCGGTCACCTTTGCGCCGGCTTCGGCCAGCGGGACCGAGGAGGTGCCGGTGCCGGCAGCCAGGTCGAGGATGCGCTCGCCGGGCTTCGGCGCGATGGCCTCGGTGGTGATCTTGCGCCAGTAGTTCACAATGCCACCGGTCATCAAGGTATTGAGCAAGTCGTAGCGTGGAGCCAGCTTGTCGAACATGTTCTGAACCTGATCGGCCTGCTTATCCAGGCCTGCGCGCGCATTGTGGGAACTCATGGGACTAAGTGTTTCATATTTGCGCGCGCCTCGGCGCCGGATGTGGGGCGAATCGCCCTCTAGAGAATCGATTCGAGCCGGGCGTAGCTGGCCTCCATTCCCTCGGTCATTCCGGTGGCGAGCACCGTGTCGCGGGTTTGCGCGTCGGGATAGGTAATGAGCACGGTGAGCAGGGTGCCGCCGTCATTTGGTGTCAGCGTCAGTTCGTTGACCGTGGCTGGGTAGTCCGTGTCGATCATCTGCTCGGTGGTCTGCTCATAGGACTGCGGCAAGGACTCCAGCACAGTGCCGGTGAAACCGAATCCTGTCCCGGCGTCGCCTGCTACCGGTTCCCACCAGTAACGGTAGGTCTCACCAACCTGCTTAGCGGTGATGCATTCGGTCATTTTCCAGCCATCTGGACCGAGCATCCAGCGTTTCATGAGCTGTTCATCGTGATGGGCCTGCCACACTTGCGCCACCGATCCACGAATCAGGCGGGTGACGCGCACCTGGGTATCGGAGAGGATCTGGGTGTCAG harbors:
- a CDS encoding ABC-F family ATP-binding cassette domain-containing protein translates to MSLTPPITLKNLSFEWPTGERALADLDGTFPAGLVGLTGRNGSGKTTLLKLIAGLLAPTSGSVEANAQIGYLPQMITLEKDATVAQLLGVEKSLVALKAIEAGSVDPADFDAVGNDWDVEARVDVELNRLGLGHVSLERRIGSLSGGETMLLAVLGLRLAGNEITLLDEPTNNLDAPTRELLYELVRSWKGTLIVVSHDLELLEMMEHTVELHAGELRVFGGPYSVYVQQLETEQQAAQQAAKTAQATLKVEKRQRVEAETKLARAKRKGRAEQLGGGLPKILANSLKQKSEANAGKMRSHLDGKVENAQAKVDDADRKVRQVEHINLELPDPELPSSKNVAIVSSGTTQQIIQGPERVGLIGPNGSGKSTLLRQMVSGDAASGKLKGEICLDRVGFLPQRLIGLDDQLSAMENVAAVAPSANSGKIRNMLARLLLRGASADRPLAVLSGGERFRVYLATLLLSEPTAQLLILDEPTNNLDIDSVRQLAEALQAYRGALLVVSHDQNFLAQLNLDYFLELSAQGTLSKSYPNPV
- a CDS encoding class I SAM-dependent methyltransferase: MSSHNARAGLDKQADQVQNMFDKLAPRYDLLNTLMTGGIVNYWRKITTEAIAPKPGERILDLAAGTGTSSVPLAEAGAKVTACDMSNGMLAEGRKRYPHLDFVYGDAHDLPFEDDTFDAVTISYGLRNIDDTEKALSEMRRVTKPGGRIVVAEFSTPTVTPIKVAYQQFLPRVIPALGYLVSPNPTAYAYLAESIAAWPNQEELGAKFVNVDWKNVEYRNLTGGIVAVHRAWK